A DNA window from Rhineura floridana isolate rRhiFlo1 chromosome 11, rRhiFlo1.hap2, whole genome shotgun sequence contains the following coding sequences:
- the LOC133366869 gene encoding BLOC-1-related complex subunit 6-like codes for MMEGQHIMAQVHIQTPISSSSSSSSVAGEESRRMLNPARVAARERMVGGRLLDSHSLDGISQVYGAAKVQEGRRATISSALELEGTVSHDGDLTHFVANNLQMKIKMSSRGSLDDTEPPSLSVSSQLPVRGKTADIPPIDPQVISDLERVTRDVAQKVDQMLRALNSAIQNMTALSVGYIQTYRDAVDSLGESVDMSIKGMYTLMARCEELDRSMQPVHTLAKQIREIKRTLEIFEALCK; via the coding sequence ATGATGGAGGGACAACATATAATGGCTCAGGTGCATATACAGACCCCAATCTCTTCCTCGTCGTCATCGTCGTCTGTGGCTGGGGAAGAATCCAGGAGGATGCTGAATCCAGCACGAGTGGCAGCCCGGGAGAGAATGGTGGGAGGCCGTTTGTTGGACAGTCATAGCTTGGATGGGATAAGCCAAGTGTATGGAGCAGCCAAAGTTCAGGAAGGTAGGAGGGCCACCATATCCAGTGCCCTGGAGCTAGAAGGGACAGTGAGCCATGATGGGGACCTGACTCATTTTGTGGCCAATAACCTGCAAATGAAGATCAAGATGAGCTCCCGGGGCAGTCTGGATGACACAGAACCCCCCTCCTTGTCAGTGTCATCACAACTGCCTGTTAGGGGCAAAACTGCAGACATACCTCCAATTGACCCACAGGTGATTAGCGATCTGGAAAGGGTCACTAGGGATGTGGCGCAGAAAGTGGACCAGATGTTAAGAGCTTTGAACAGCGCTATCCAGAACATGACAGCCCTCAGCGTGGGGTACATCCAGACTTACCGGGATGCTGTGGACAGCTTGGGTGAATCAGTGGACATGAGCATCAAAGGAATGTATACTCTGATGGCAAGGTGTGAGGAGTTGGACCGCTCCATGCAACCTGTCCATACCCTTGCTAAACAGATTCGGGAGATCAAGAGGACCCTGGAGATCTTTGAGGCACTTTGCAAGTAG